A stretch of the Archangium violaceum genome encodes the following:
- the cglE gene encoding adventurous gliding motility protein CglE, protein MKALRPFVVCAALALPSLANAQAAGDRPAETIEEIERGLYFSVLGGPLFIVNPPASEGPRPFSPGQMAQVEVGVDIGDRLSLGVFVMGASNRAGSEYVGNSGGAASGDFSMLVPGAVARFHLVGFADAQEVKRTWIYVRGGAGYALFRPKQLLPDPDILVFAGPGLEYYTRLRHFSVGIEVTGSFFVQSQSFGFAVTPNLRYAF, encoded by the coding sequence ATGAAAGCCCTTCGCCCCTTTGTCGTTTGTGCCGCACTGGCGCTCCCTTCGCTCGCGAACGCGCAGGCCGCTGGTGACAGGCCGGCCGAGACCATCGAGGAGATCGAGCGCGGTCTCTACTTCTCGGTGCTTGGTGGCCCCTTGTTCATCGTGAATCCTCCCGCGTCCGAGGGTCCTCGGCCCTTCTCGCCCGGGCAGATGGCCCAGGTGGAAGTGGGCGTGGACATCGGAGATCGCCTGTCGCTGGGTGTCTTCGTGATGGGTGCCTCCAACCGAGCAGGCTCGGAGTACGTGGGCAACTCGGGCGGCGCGGCCTCCGGTGACTTCTCCATGCTGGTGCCCGGCGCCGTGGCGCGCTTCCACCTCGTGGGATTCGCCGATGCCCAGGAGGTCAAGCGCACGTGGATCTACGTCCGCGGTGGCGCCGGTTACGCCTTGTTCAGGCCGAAGCAGCTCCTGCCAGACCCCGACATTCTGGTTTTCGCCGGACCGGGACTGGAGTACTACACACGCCTTCGCCACTTCTCGGTGGGTATCGAGGTGACGGGGAGCTTCTTCGTCCAGTCTCAGTCATTCGGGTTCGCGGTGACGCCGAACCTTCGCTACGCGTTCTAG
- a CDS encoding tetratricopeptide repeat protein: MPQENGSGGPRGGRGREGGAPGQGPRRDGPGGFGGRDGGRGRGDGPGRGRGRDRAEGPVGPGQRVIAELSTLEKALGKADFAAQKSPLETIVRSLRSMRVKSLDELELNVRGRLITTLLRVQRQTRPPAPEAAPASTGEAGAEAAPTPPETPATEEAQQATPAEGAEASTAAPAEGAAQAPAADPVKEKFNAYVDVMYLVGRAWRAAGDQERAAAAFALSGREPQPEREEPAPAARPTGERREGERREGRERGDRREGRERREGREGERRERGERRERGPEGERRGERGERERRQPLPELTGDWTEQVKQLESMGRTRDAARMHERNNSFAEAARLFEAGGDVRSALRAALAGKENDTARRLMATVPAEQLTQVLEKAGAYELLMELYIGKGDFENVARLYERARQFDQAALAYERAGKLALARKAYERTRDFAAANRIRDLEVKVLVERGDRLGAATLLVNAGRRQEAVDVLGTLPPPKAFHFLQRLKLEEEAKALAQKELARAEAENKPAGRARWLELLGEAATAAALYEEIGRKEKAMGLYEQIGHLPKAAALAEELQLRDRALALYTKLGDSAGVQRAEALPAIPPPKRPADAAAAAEEAEETGGEGEKAPEGSSSAPAANERESQ, from the coding sequence GTGCCTCAGGAGAATGGAAGCGGTGGGCCGCGCGGTGGGCGGGGCCGGGAGGGCGGTGCGCCCGGCCAGGGTCCGCGTCGTGACGGTCCGGGTGGTTTTGGTGGTCGCGACGGAGGTCGCGGCCGGGGTGATGGACCCGGGCGGGGCCGGGGTCGTGATCGTGCGGAAGGGCCCGTCGGTCCGGGCCAGCGTGTCATCGCCGAGCTGAGCACTCTGGAGAAGGCGCTGGGCAAGGCTGATTTCGCCGCCCAGAAGTCGCCGCTCGAGACGATCGTGCGCTCGCTGCGGTCCATGCGGGTGAAGTCGCTCGACGAGTTGGAGCTCAACGTGCGTGGTCGGCTCATCACCACGTTGCTGCGCGTGCAGCGCCAGACGCGGCCTCCCGCGCCCGAGGCGGCGCCCGCCTCCACGGGTGAGGCGGGCGCCGAGGCCGCGCCGACGCCTCCGGAGACTCCGGCCACCGAGGAAGCACAGCAGGCGACCCCCGCGGAGGGCGCGGAGGCTTCCACCGCCGCTCCGGCCGAGGGTGCCGCGCAGGCCCCGGCGGCGGATCCGGTGAAGGAGAAGTTCAACGCCTACGTGGATGTCATGTACCTGGTGGGCCGCGCCTGGCGCGCCGCTGGGGATCAGGAGCGTGCCGCGGCGGCCTTCGCGCTGAGCGGGCGCGAGCCGCAGCCCGAGCGTGAGGAGCCCGCCCCCGCTGCCCGTCCCACGGGAGAGCGTCGAGAGGGTGAGCGCCGCGAGGGCCGTGAGCGCGGTGATCGTCGCGAGGGCCGTGAGCGTCGCGAGGGCCGTGAAGGCGAGCGGCGTGAGCGCGGCGAGCGCCGGGAGCGTGGTCCCGAGGGCGAGCGCCGGGGTGAGCGGGGTGAGCGCGAGCGTCGGCAGCCCCTGCCCGAGTTGACGGGTGACTGGACGGAGCAGGTGAAGCAGCTCGAGAGCATGGGCCGTACGCGTGATGCGGCGCGCATGCACGAGCGCAACAACTCCTTCGCCGAGGCCGCCCGGCTCTTCGAGGCCGGTGGGGATGTGCGGAGCGCGCTGCGCGCCGCCCTGGCGGGCAAGGAGAACGACACCGCCCGCCGTCTCATGGCGACGGTGCCCGCCGAGCAGCTCACCCAGGTGCTCGAGAAGGCCGGGGCGTACGAACTGCTGATGGAGCTCTACATCGGCAAGGGTGACTTCGAGAATGTCGCCCGGCTGTACGAGCGTGCCCGTCAGTTCGATCAGGCGGCGCTCGCCTACGAGCGCGCCGGGAAGCTGGCCCTCGCGCGCAAGGCGTACGAGCGCACCCGCGACTTCGCGGCGGCCAACCGCATCCGGGACCTGGAGGTGAAGGTCCTGGTGGAGCGCGGGGATCGGCTCGGTGCGGCCACCCTGCTGGTGAACGCCGGCCGCCGCCAGGAGGCGGTGGACGTGCTGGGAACCCTCCCGCCGCCCAAGGCCTTCCACTTCCTCCAGCGGCTGAAGCTGGAGGAGGAGGCCAAGGCACTTGCGCAGAAGGAGCTCGCTCGCGCCGAGGCGGAGAACAAGCCGGCCGGCCGCGCCCGGTGGCTGGAGCTGCTCGGAGAGGCAGCCACCGCGGCGGCGCTCTACGAGGAGATCGGCCGCAAGGAGAAGGCCATGGGGCTGTACGAGCAGATCGGCCACCTGCCGAAGGCCGCGGCCCTGGCGGAGGAGCTTCAGCTGCGTGACCGGGCCCTCGCCCTGTACACGAAGCTCGGCGACAGCGCGGGCGTACAGCGCGCCGAAGCCCTGCCCGCTATCCCCCCTCCCAAGAGGCCCGCGGATGCCGCCGCGGCCGCGGAAGAGGCCGAAGAGACTGGGGGTGAGGGCGAGAAGGCCCCCGAGGGGAGCTCGTCCGCTCCCGCTGCAAACGAGCGAGAAAGCCAATAA